A region of Candidatus Nezhaarchaeota archaeon DNA encodes the following proteins:
- a CDS encoding UPF0147 family protein, translating to MSVEGESEQEQKISQAIMILQRVADDLGVPRNIRRACSESIKVLKTRKFTPGVRASNAISILDECSQDPNMPLFARTAIWQAVSILEQVKD from the coding sequence ATGTCTGTTGAGGGTGAGTCTGAGCAGGAGCAGAAGATCTCGCAAGCAATTATGATATTACAGAGGGTAGCTGACGACCTTGGAGTACCAAGGAACATAAGGAGGGCTTGTAGCGAGTCCATAAAGGTGCTTAAAACCAGGAAGTTTACTCCTGGAGTTAGGGCATCAAACGCAATAAGTATACTTGATGAGTGCAGTCAGGATCCTAACATGCCCTTATTCGCTAGGACCGCCATATGGCAAGCTGTAAGCATACTTGAGCAGGTAAAGGATTGA